A DNA window from Microcystis aeruginosa NIES-843 contains the following coding sequences:
- a CDS encoding glycosyltransferase family 2 protein, translating to MNAYPLVSIIIPAYNTESYIAKAIQSAQEQTLTNIEIIVIDDCSTDNTLAIAQSFNDPRIIIIHNSENLGVASTRNKAIKLAKGSWLALLDSDDWYEPNRLETLLEVAQKTQADLVSDDVYLIYDQAPSPWTTVIKMSGQTLAHPLVLEPISFITKQKFESKSLFVTMTKPIINRQFLLAHNLEYDPTLRQGQDYWFYLDCLLKEAKFIFYPYPYYYQRTRPGSLTQQKTSLRLESYCRANQKFLEKIEVKNSRELTRALVKNLRHLQRFKNYYKVVEPLKEGKFLEALQALNIDFLLLFLQRIPTLL from the coding sequence ATGAACGCATATCCCCTAGTATCTATTATCATCCCTGCCTATAACACTGAATCCTATATTGCCAAAGCTATTCAATCTGCCCAAGAGCAAACCTTAACCAATATAGAAATCATTGTTATTGATGATTGTTCCACCGATAACACTCTTGCCATTGCCCAAAGTTTTAATGATCCCCGTATTATAATTATCCATAATTCAGAAAATCTTGGAGTAGCATCTACCAGAAACAAGGCAATTAAATTGGCAAAAGGTAGCTGGTTAGCTCTCTTAGATTCCGATGATTGGTATGAACCAAACCGCCTGGAAACTCTCTTGGAAGTTGCCCAAAAAACTCAGGCAGATCTAGTTAGCGATGATGTGTATCTCATTTATGATCAAGCACCGTCGCCCTGGACAACAGTAATTAAAATGAGTGGGCAAACCCTTGCTCACCCCCTGGTATTAGAGCCAATTTCTTTTATTACAAAACAAAAGTTTGAAAGTAAAAGCCTCTTTGTCACGATGACTAAACCAATTATCAATCGTCAATTCTTACTAGCGCATAATCTTGAATACGATCCCACTCTCAGACAAGGACAAGATTATTGGTTTTATTTAGACTGTTTGTTAAAGGAGGCTAAGTTTATTTTTTATCCCTATCCCTACTATTATCAAAGAACTAGACCAGGCTCCCTGACTCAGCAAAAAACCTCCCTAAGACTAGAATCTTACTGTCGAGCTAACCAAAAGTTTTTAGAAAAAATAGAAGTAAAAAATAGTCGAGAATTAACCAGAGCTTTAGTTAAGAATTTGCGTCATCTTCAGAGGTTTAAAAATTATTATAAAGTTGTTGAACCCCTGAAAGAGGGAAAATTTTTGGAGGCCCTACAAGCCCTCAATATCGATTTCTTGCTCCTGTTCTTGCAACGCATTCCCACACTTTTATAA
- a CDS encoding glycosyltransferase, with product MILVTVGTEQYPFNRLMEWIDSLIKLSIISPEEKVIVQYGSCTHLPKNVEAYPILQPTEFQDLAQKARLIIAHCGEGTIDLLATLKVPFILVPRSHIFGEHVDNHQLELAAALRLKGICIAQSKQELAYFVSEPKLTSLGKAPTDYYHDICDSLSQRFQDRALLFLLLCDQFNLL from the coding sequence ATGATTCTAGTCACTGTCGGTACAGAGCAGTATCCTTTTAATCGTCTGATGGAATGGATAGATAGTTTAATCAAACTAAGTATAATTTCTCCAGAAGAAAAAGTGATTGTCCAATACGGTTCTTGTACCCATTTACCGAAAAATGTGGAAGCATACCCGATTTTGCAGCCAACAGAGTTTCAAGACTTAGCCCAAAAAGCCCGTTTAATTATTGCCCATTGTGGAGAAGGAACGATTGATTTATTGGCGACCTTGAAGGTTCCCTTTATTTTAGTTCCCCGTTCCCATATTTTCGGTGAACACGTTGACAATCATCAACTAGAATTAGCGGCAGCTCTCCGGCTGAAAGGAATTTGTATTGCCCAATCGAAGCAGGAATTAGCTTACTTTGTCAGTGAGCCTAAACTGACCAGTTTAGGGAAAGCTCCCACGGATTATTATCACGATATCTGTGATTCTTTAAGTCAACGCTTTCAGGATAGGGCTCTCTTATTCCTCTTATTGTGTGATCAGTTTAACTTACTATAG
- a CDS encoding aldo/keto reductase → MQKRYLGQTNIEITPLLVGTWQAGKKMWAGIEDEESIKAIRAAFEAGITTVDTAEIYGEGHSELIVAQALADVREQVIYATKVFANHLKYEQVIAACHRSLKNLQTDYIDLYQIHWPSGSWNTEIVPISETMAALNYLKAQGKIRAIGVSNFSRSQLEEAGQYGRIESIQPPYSLFWRSVEKENMPYCIDNNISILAYSPLAQGLLTGKFRNGYQLAAEDHRIKNKLFHGENFQRVQAALTQLEPIANRYSCSLAQLSLAWLIKQPQTNAIAGVRNAAQAVNNAQAMTINLTPEDLKLIDNIGKQVTDFLDDNPVLWDF, encoded by the coding sequence ATGCAAAAACGCTATCTCGGTCAGACTAATATAGAAATTACTCCCCTTCTCGTGGGTACTTGGCAAGCAGGAAAAAAGATGTGGGCAGGTATTGAAGATGAGGAAAGTATTAAAGCCATTCGTGCCGCTTTTGAGGCAGGAATTACCACTGTAGATACAGCCGAAATCTACGGGGAAGGTCACTCGGAATTGATTGTCGCTCAAGCTTTAGCCGATGTGCGAGAACAGGTAATTTATGCCACAAAAGTTTTTGCTAATCACCTCAAATATGAGCAAGTTATCGCAGCTTGCCATCGCTCTTTAAAAAACCTCCAAACTGATTATATCGATCTTTACCAAATTCATTGGCCTAGTGGCTCATGGAACACGGAAATAGTGCCTATTTCTGAAACTATGGCCGCTCTTAATTATCTGAAAGCACAGGGAAAAATTCGCGCTATAGGGGTTTCCAATTTCTCCCGCTCTCAACTGGAAGAAGCTGGTCAATACGGCAGAATTGAGAGTATTCAACCTCCCTATTCTCTCTTTTGGCGCTCGGTAGAAAAGGAAAATATGCCCTATTGTATAGACAATAATATTTCTATTCTAGCCTATTCTCCCCTTGCCCAAGGTTTATTAACAGGAAAATTTAGAAACGGTTATCAGTTGGCAGCGGAAGACCATAGAATTAAAAATAAACTCTTTCATGGCGAAAACTTTCAGAGGGTACAAGCGGCTTTAACTCAATTAGAACCGATTGCTAACCGCTATAGTTGTTCCCTAGCTCAATTATCTCTGGCTTGGTTAATTAAGCAACCCCAAACTAATGCAATTGCTGGGGTAAGAAATGCCGCTCAAGCAGTTAATAACGCTCAAGCAATGACAATTAATTTAACCCCAGAAGACCTAAAATTAATTGATAATATTGGTAAACAGGTAACTGATTTCTTGGATGATAATCCCGTGCTGTGGGATTTCTAA
- the pssD gene encoding PssD/Cps14F family polysaccharide biosynthesis glycosyltransferase translates to MKVLLVASTGGHFQAMQKLRLFWENHNCCWVTFRTPETQEILQDYPVYWAYAPTNRNIPNLWRNFVLAAQVLLKERPQLILSTGAGVAVPFIILGKLLGCKTVFVESFTRVEALSLSARLAQPFLDVIYVQWEQLKQRYAKTEMVN, encoded by the coding sequence ATGAAAGTCCTATTAGTTGCCTCGACGGGAGGTCATTTCCAAGCGATGCAAAAACTGCGACTTTTTTGGGAAAACCACAATTGTTGTTGGGTCACTTTTCGTACCCCCGAAACCCAAGAAATCTTGCAAGACTATCCAGTTTATTGGGCTTATGCCCCGACTAATCGCAATATTCCCAACCTATGGCGTAATTTTGTCTTAGCAGCCCAAGTTCTTCTCAAAGAACGTCCTCAATTAATTTTATCTACAGGGGCAGGAGTTGCCGTTCCCTTTATCATTTTGGGCAAGTTATTGGGATGTAAAACAGTCTTTGTTGAGTCTTTTACACGGGTTGAAGCTCTCAGTTTATCGGCACGATTAGCCCAACCGTTTTTAGATGTTATCTATGTGCAGTGGGAACAGCTAAAACAACGTTATGCTAAGACCGAAATGGTAAATTAA
- a CDS encoding GumC family protein, with protein MENRHLTEEIDFLKYWSIVKRHWLPATAVAMLPLMALLYLAFSSEKQYEASGKLKFKRENVTSALVTEAGEKIGKLDSLKVQDTPLDTEAEILQSAPIVTEVIKNLNLKDKKGELLIYEDFLKNLKVTNIPGTDILMVSYRSPSGDQSAKVVNEVMKNYLKNNITLNRAEVEAAKQFVSQQLPKAEKALREAESNLQSFKTKNQIVDLRGEASLLVQQIGQLDQQISQLQGEKAKVAAKSQELRQNIGTNPQKAIAQSKVNNSIAVQNARLKLQEVERELAVERTRYTEANPVVITLRDKQAVLKNLLNRAVQEAMTQPGSNSRVSQSKDLQDSLTEYLVSNEAENKGLIKQLTSLQETKAAYAQRAKQIPQLEQSQKVLERQVEIAQTSYQALRKNLQELEITEKQQVGNAQIVSDAVLSKYPKSSQKQLETIGIVVGGITYLLTTFLLELVSPSLKSIKEIKKIFPYTFLGSLPRPNKKMTNIILQEQPNSLFSQAYRRVLSQITIANPDKNPITVIVTSSIFGEGKSEVAANLALAKAELGSQVLIIDADLPNPQQQRIWSLDNDQGLSDILARKTQLSLAIKNISKNLDLILAGHQVINPLALFNSDKMESLLYESLETYDFIIIDAPPLLLNDITLQISPKTDGIIFVVNPEKLETTTAIQVQEILKKYQYNLLGLVVNGVRINRESEPYFRYAKSYFNS; from the coding sequence ATGGAAAACCGACACCTAACTGAGGAAATTGATTTCCTCAAATACTGGTCAATTGTTAAGCGTCATTGGCTCCCCGCCACGGCTGTGGCAATGTTGCCATTAATGGCCTTGCTATACTTAGCTTTTTCGTCCGAAAAACAATACGAAGCTTCTGGTAAACTCAAGTTTAAACGAGAAAATGTTACCTCTGCCTTGGTCACGGAAGCGGGTGAGAAAATTGGCAAACTCGATTCGTTAAAAGTTCAAGATACACCTCTAGATACAGAAGCAGAAATTTTGCAATCGGCTCCCATAGTTACTGAAGTGATTAAAAACTTAAATCTTAAGGACAAAAAAGGAGAATTGCTGATATATGAAGACTTTTTAAAGAATTTAAAAGTTACTAACATACCGGGTACCGATATTTTGATGGTTAGTTATAGAAGTCCCAGTGGAGATCAGTCCGCAAAAGTAGTTAATGAGGTGATGAAGAACTATTTAAAAAATAATATCACCTTGAATCGGGCAGAGGTCGAGGCGGCTAAACAATTTGTTAGTCAACAATTACCGAAAGCTGAAAAAGCTTTAAGAGAAGCAGAAAGTAATTTACAAAGCTTTAAAACCAAGAATCAGATCGTTGATTTGCGAGGAGAGGCAAGCCTACTTGTACAGCAAATTGGGCAATTAGATCAACAAATTAGTCAACTGCAAGGAGAAAAGGCTAAAGTGGCAGCAAAAAGTCAAGAACTACGCCAAAATATCGGCACAAATCCCCAAAAAGCGATCGCTCAAAGTAAGGTTAATAATTCCATTGCTGTACAGAATGCTCGCCTGAAACTGCAAGAGGTGGAAAGAGAATTGGCCGTGGAACGCACCCGTTATACAGAAGCTAACCCAGTGGTGATAACATTAAGAGACAAACAAGCGGTTTTAAAGAATTTATTGAATCGGGCAGTCCAAGAAGCGATGACACAACCCGGAAGTAATTCTCGCGTGTCTCAAAGCAAGGACTTACAGGACAGTTTGACAGAATATCTAGTCAGTAATGAAGCGGAAAATAAAGGTCTAATCAAGCAATTAACTTCTCTACAAGAAACAAAAGCTGCCTATGCTCAACGGGCTAAACAAATTCCACAACTAGAGCAAAGCCAAAAAGTTTTAGAGCGTCAAGTGGAAATTGCTCAAACTTCCTACCAAGCACTCAGAAAAAATCTCCAGGAGCTAGAAATTACCGAAAAACAGCAGGTAGGCAATGCTCAAATTGTCAGTGATGCTGTGCTTTCTAAATATCCGAAATCATCGCAAAAACAGTTAGAGACTATCGGTATAGTTGTAGGGGGTATAACTTATTTATTAACGACTTTTCTGTTAGAATTGGTTTCTCCTTCACTTAAAAGTATTAAAGAGATCAAGAAAATTTTTCCCTATACCTTTTTAGGTTCTTTGCCTCGACCAAATAAAAAAATGACTAATATCATTCTTCAAGAACAGCCCAATTCCCTATTTAGTCAAGCCTATCGCCGCGTTTTGTCCCAAATCACTATTGCTAATCCCGACAAAAATCCGATAACTGTTATTGTTACCAGTAGCATTTTTGGAGAAGGAAAATCAGAAGTAGCTGCTAATTTAGCTCTGGCTAAAGCTGAACTTGGTAGTCAGGTTTTAATAATTGATGCTGATCTCCCTAATCCTCAACAACAGAGAATTTGGTCTTTAGACAATGATCAAGGCTTAAGTGATATTTTGGCAAGAAAAACTCAATTATCTTTAGCAATCAAGAATATTAGTAAAAATCTCGATCTTATCTTAGCAGGTCATCAAGTTATTAACCCATTAGCTCTATTTAATAGTGATAAAATGGAGAGTTTATTGTACGAAAGCCTCGAAACTTATGACTTTATTATTATCGATGCGCCGCCGTTGCTTTTGAATGATATTACTCTCCAAATTAGCCCCAAAACAGACGGGATTATTTTCGTAGTCAACCCAGAAAAACTAGAGACCACCACAGCCATACAAGTGCAAGAAATACTGAAGAAATATCAGTATAACCTGCTTGGTTTAGTCGTTAATGGAGTGAGAATTAATCGGGAATCAGAACCTTATTTTCGCTATGCCAAAAGCTACTTTAACTCTTGA
- a CDS encoding transketolase, with protein sequence MTATSTIPDFCQGIKYFGGSLPEFDKYAGKAAIAEGKTAIIAANDPNAIYQTLLAADALRYLTLQITATKESGHPGGFASAADVIASLMMLGQKNIFTEVGHHAPGFYSNVFLDRSLEAMGISNVRELGERFREKHGLLGHLSGQIPGLLGPAGPLGQGQHFAMAAAKLHPNTLFPVTIGDGGLGEPYIMSSFGHFHTAYPEITNFLPILVWNGYSQEHHSMVSLKTNAEMEAYWRGNGFEEVILINAKDFDNAHQNGEYVDSTKFSFNQRLEFMKAVLMATDKAAQLALGGKLTVIIIKQLKGAGVHKRGAASHNLYPGDSLEKDYIVAALQERALPPEAWAIVRTNFERSGGGPAVETVVTEKVFPLPDLGTLPMTEYTVGGDKKVATTAMGELVVAVGKADPNFVVTNADGNAASGINNINVGLKIIHPTSDDTYFQAPNGQVYEPLSEDACAGLAVGLSLLGARTLWCSYESFAINGLPIWQTVTQAMAELRRPTPSTITLFTAGALEQGRNGWTHQRPEIENYFAAMMRNGNIFPLFPCDANSIQVCYEWALGTSNKGITITASKSPLPVRTTFEQTRQALEKGGVILHESEGSKKVVFAVIGDMTLLPVFESAQQLEAAGIGVKIVSVINPRRLYRPSDVMSETSSAADNNFLDDAGFDSLFAGDALIGVTGGTSAMLEPIMLRSNTRRDVFAWKRGETTASAGEIMAYNGLTANALTVRATQLLG encoded by the coding sequence ATGACAGCTACTAGCACAATTCCCGATTTTTGTCAAGGAATAAAATATTTTGGGGGTTCCTTACCCGAATTTGATAAATATGCAGGAAAAGCCGCTATCGCTGAGGGAAAAACCGCTATTATTGCCGCTAATGACCCGAATGCTATCTATCAAACCCTCCTAGCCGCCGATGCTTTGCGTTACCTCACCCTACAAATCACCGCTACCAAAGAATCGGGACACCCCGGCGGTTTTGCCAGCGCTGCCGACGTAATTGCCTCTTTGATGATGTTGGGCCAGAAAAATATCTTCACCGAAGTGGGCCATCATGCCCCCGGTTTTTATAGTAACGTCTTTCTCGATCGCTCTCTCGAAGCCATGGGCATCAGCAACGTCAGGGAATTGGGAGAACGTTTTCGGGAAAAACACGGACTTTTAGGGCATCTTTCCGGACAAATCCCCGGACTGCTCGGGCCGGCTGGTCCTTTGGGCCAAGGCCAACATTTCGCCATGGCGGCGGCCAAATTACACCCTAATACCCTTTTCCCTGTGACTATCGGGGATGGTGGTTTAGGAGAACCGTATATTATGAGTAGTTTTGGTCATTTTCACACTGCTTATCCCGAAATTACCAATTTTCTACCGATTTTAGTTTGGAATGGCTATTCCCAAGAACACCATAGCATGGTGTCCCTGAAAACTAACGCCGAAATGGAAGCCTATTGGCGCGGTAATGGTTTCGAGGAAGTGATTCTCATTAATGCCAAAGACTTCGATAATGCTCATCAAAATGGGGAATATGTAGATAGCACCAAATTCTCTTTTAACCAGCGTCTGGAGTTCATGAAAGCGGTGTTAATGGCCACGGATAAAGCCGCCCAATTAGCTTTAGGAGGTAAACTAACCGTTATCATTATTAAACAACTTAAAGGGGCGGGAGTTCACAAACGGGGAGCGGCTTCCCATAATCTTTATCCAGGAGATTCTTTAGAAAAAGATTATATCGTTGCTGCCTTACAAGAACGCGCTTTACCCCCTGAAGCTTGGGCAATTGTTCGTACTAATTTCGAGCGCTCTGGAGGCGGTCCGGCAGTGGAAACAGTGGTAACGGAAAAAGTCTTCCCGCTGCCGGATTTAGGAACCTTACCGATGACGGAATATACTGTGGGTGGTGATAAAAAAGTGGCCACCACTGCCATGGGGGAATTAGTGGTAGCTGTGGGTAAAGCTGACCCCAATTTTGTCGTCACTAATGCTGATGGTAATGCCGCTTCGGGAATTAATAATATTAACGTCGGTTTAAAGATTATTCACCCCACCAGCGATGATACCTATTTCCAAGCACCTAACGGTCAAGTTTATGAGCCTTTAAGCGAGGATGCCTGTGCTGGATTAGCCGTCGGTTTATCTCTCTTGGGAGCGCGGACTTTATGGTGTTCCTACGAGTCTTTTGCTATCAATGGTTTACCGATTTGGCAGACTGTAACCCAAGCGATGGCCGAGTTACGTCGTCCCACCCCTTCTACTATTACTTTATTCACCGCCGGAGCCTTAGAGCAAGGGCGTAATGGTTGGACACACCAACGCCCAGAGATTGAAAATTATTTCGCCGCTATGATGCGAAATGGCAATATTTTTCCTCTCTTTCCCTGCGATGCTAACAGTATTCAAGTCTGTTATGAATGGGCGTTAGGAACTAGCAATAAAGGCATTACAATCACCGCTAGTAAATCGCCTTTACCGGTGCGAACCACTTTTGAGCAAACCCGTCAAGCTTTAGAAAAAGGCGGCGTAATTCTCCACGAATCGGAAGGCAGTAAAAAAGTTGTTTTTGCCGTCATTGGTGATATGACTTTATTACCCGTCTTTGAGTCTGCACAACAGTTAGAAGCAGCGGGAATCGGTGTAAAAATCGTCTCGGTAATTAATCCCCGTCGTCTCTACCGTCCTAGCGATGTGATGAGTGAAACTAGCTCGGCAGCTGATAATAATTTCCTCGATGATGCTGGTTTTGACAGTCTCTTTGCCGGTGATGCTTTAATCGGAGTAACCGGTGGTACAAGCGCCATGTTAGAACCGATTATGTTACGCAGTAACACCCGTCGGGATGTCTTCGCTTGGAAACGGGGAGAAACCACCGCCAGTGCCGGGGAAATTATGGCCTATAATGGCTTAACTGCCAATGCTTTAACTGTGCGTGCTACCCAGTTATTAGGCTAA
- a CDS encoding glycosyltransferase family 4 protein, whose translation MANRLRVIMLGPDPHEQGGMGSVASLILNTPIPNIKIQYLSTWKAYSGKAKIGNLLHLIATFNQAFLSFLRLLLQGKVDVVHLHLSERGSALRVSIMMVFALIFRKPIIIHAHGCEFHEFHDNLAAPLKKSLDWLLQQCTYLIALSQSWQNYYIYHCGLKSSQVLLLNNPVQLPAQIPERQNRQQLNLVFLGRIIQRKGVYDLLHALARLSQESLGKIHLILAGSGEVDQAQALAQDLGIEPYISFPGWINPQEREQLLAQADIFLLPSYNEGLPMALLEAMSWGLAVITTPVGGSGEVVIHQQTGLLVNPGDRQGLADQLELLVNNESLRLKLGKNAREFVTPLDINNYNRSLANLYQLALRAAKSLAVEPSF comes from the coding sequence ATGGCTAATCGATTAAGAGTGATCATGCTCGGACCTGATCCCCACGAACAGGGCGGCATGGGGTCAGTGGCTTCTTTGATTTTAAATACACCTATACCCAATATTAAAATTCAATATTTGTCCACTTGGAAAGCTTATTCGGGCAAGGCAAAAATCGGCAATTTGTTGCATTTAATTGCCACCTTTAACCAAGCATTTCTGTCTTTTTTGCGCCTGTTATTGCAGGGAAAAGTTGACGTAGTGCATCTTCACCTCTCGGAAAGGGGCAGTGCTTTAAGAGTCAGTATTATGATGGTCTTTGCCCTGATTTTTCGTAAACCGATTATTATCCATGCCCACGGTTGTGAATTTCATGAATTCCACGATAACTTAGCTGCACCTCTGAAAAAAAGCTTGGATTGGCTGCTACAACAATGCACCTATCTGATTGCCCTATCCCAAAGCTGGCAGAATTATTATATTTATCATTGTGGCCTAAAAAGTTCTCAGGTTTTGCTCCTAAATAATCCCGTACAGCTGCCCGCCCAAATTCCCGAACGTCAAAACAGACAGCAATTAAATTTAGTTTTTTTAGGTAGAATAATTCAACGCAAGGGAGTATACGACCTCCTGCACGCTCTCGCCAGACTAAGCCAAGAATCCCTAGGCAAAATCCATTTAATTTTAGCGGGTAGCGGTGAAGTTGACCAAGCTCAAGCTCTCGCCCAAGATTTAGGCATAGAACCATATATTAGTTTCCCTGGTTGGATTAACCCCCAAGAACGCGAGCAGCTCCTTGCCCAAGCAGATATTTTTCTGTTACCTTCCTACAATGAGGGGCTACCCATGGCCCTTTTAGAAGCCATGAGTTGGGGACTAGCGGTAATTACTACACCCGTGGGCGGCAGTGGCGAAGTTGTAATTCACCAACAGACAGGTTTATTGGTTAATCCTGGCGATAGGCAAGGATTGGCAGATCAGTTGGAATTATTGGTCAATAATGAATCACTACGCCTAAAATTAGGGAAAAATGCCCGAGAGTTCGTTACTCCTTTGGATATCAATAACTACAATAGGTCTCTTGCCAACCTATACCAATTAGCCCTTAGAGCAGCCAAATCTTTGGCTGTAGAACCAAGTTTTTAG
- a CDS encoding 2OG-Fe(II) oxygenase, translating into MFINPLVYEKSSVYRQDFETAQPFKHLVIDNFLVREQAQILLENFPSFNPQKAISELGKVGGKAVNEDLIGLGGVYQQFGRYVQAKEFLELISELTGVDNLIPDPSFYGGGTHENLQGQELDPHIDFNLDERHWYHRRLNLLIYLNPQWQADWGGNLELHSNPRQPEENKIKSFVPIFNRCVIFETNEYSWHGFSQINLPENQRHLSRKSLSIYLYTKERPDQELSPSHTTFYIPRPLPENIQPHQVLSSEDYQQIKILLKRRDDLIRFYQDRELKESQDLVSLKSHIKRYLSLQYPRLWKIIKSLLRWRK; encoded by the coding sequence ATGTTTATTAATCCCCTTGTTTATGAGAAATCTTCTGTCTATCGTCAAGATTTTGAGACAGCGCAACCGTTTAAGCATTTGGTCATCGATAATTTTTTAGTTAGGGAGCAAGCGCAAATTTTGCTGGAAAATTTTCCCAGTTTTAATCCGCAAAAAGCCATTAGTGAGTTAGGAAAAGTTGGCGGCAAGGCGGTTAATGAGGATTTAATCGGTTTAGGGGGTGTTTATCAACAGTTTGGCCGCTACGTTCAAGCTAAAGAGTTTTTAGAGTTAATTTCCGAATTAACCGGTGTCGATAATTTAATTCCAGACCCTAGTTTTTATGGGGGTGGAACCCACGAAAATTTACAGGGTCAAGAATTAGACCCTCACATTGATTTTAACCTCGATGAGCGTCATTGGTATCATCGCCGCTTGAATTTATTAATCTATTTAAATCCCCAATGGCAAGCAGATTGGGGAGGGAATCTCGAGTTACATTCCAATCCTCGTCAACCGGAAGAAAATAAGATTAAATCTTTTGTACCCATCTTTAATCGTTGTGTTATTTTTGAAACCAATGAATATTCATGGCATGGATTTTCTCAGATTAACTTACCAGAAAATCAACGGCATTTATCGCGTAAATCTCTTTCTATCTATCTCTATACCAAAGAACGTCCAGACCAGGAATTATCACCATCTCATACAACTTTTTACATCCCGCGCCCGCTGCCAGAAAATATTCAACCCCATCAAGTTTTAAGCTCAGAAGATTACCAACAAATTAAAATTTTACTGAAAAGACGGGATGATTTAATTCGTTTTTATCAAGATAGAGAACTGAAAGAATCTCAGGATTTAGTTAGTTTAAAATCCCATATTAAACGCTATCTATCCCTCCAATATCCTCGCCTATGGAAAATTATTAAAAGTTTACTCCGTTGGCGAAAGTGA
- a CDS encoding SLBB domain-containing protein, whose translation MLTIKLILLIMLNSNQLQDLISKSLRYLLIIGTIAPLTSLEARPVQATPPSSPAPAKEAIAPIPAESKEYTLGEGDKVRVTVYQVADLSGDFLVLADGTLTLPLIGSVKVEGMTVTEAGQTLAKRYTTYLKRPVVTVSILTPRPLQIAIAGEVNRPGTYTINPEQSQKTPLLTEIIRQAGGVTTVADIGQVQIRRNLKGQEQLIQANLWQLIQKGDKTQDISLRDGDSIVIPTKTTLSVGEVNQLADANFGLDSDREINVTVVGEVYRPGSHRIVPTANNNNNNNNDQDRGGTRKPARLTQAIQQAGGIKPLADIRQVQVLRYTRDGSQQKIPVDLWSLLDKGDMTGDIFLQEGDTVIIPTATEISAKESETLASASFAPKTINVKVVGEVKKPGTIEVPPNTPLNQAILTAGDFDKRRANQSTVELIRLNPNGTVTKTSINIDFSQGINEKTNPILRNNDVVVVHRSGLASATDTLGTVLSPFTGLTGLFNGFLNLFR comes from the coding sequence ATGTTAACGATAAAATTAATCCTATTGATCATGTTAAATAGCAACCAATTACAGGATTTAATCAGTAAATCCCTACGTTATCTATTAATTATCGGCACTATTGCCCCCCTAACTTCCTTAGAGGCTCGCCCAGTCCAAGCCACTCCTCCGAGTAGTCCTGCACCCGCTAAAGAGGCGATTGCTCCTATCCCCGCAGAAAGCAAAGAGTACACCCTAGGAGAAGGAGATAAAGTCCGCGTCACCGTCTACCAAGTCGCCGATTTAAGCGGCGATTTCCTTGTTTTAGCCGATGGAACCCTGACTTTACCTCTGATTGGTAGCGTCAAAGTGGAGGGAATGACCGTCACCGAAGCCGGCCAAACCCTCGCTAAACGTTACACCACCTATCTCAAGCGTCCCGTGGTTACTGTTAGCATTCTCACCCCCCGGCCTCTGCAAATCGCCATCGCGGGGGAAGTCAATCGTCCGGGTACTTATACAATTAACCCCGAACAAAGCCAAAAAACGCCCCTATTGACCGAAATAATCCGGCAAGCAGGGGGAGTGACTACGGTGGCCGATATTGGTCAAGTTCAAATCCGACGCAACCTCAAGGGACAAGAACAGCTAATTCAAGCGAATCTCTGGCAATTAATCCAAAAAGGCGATAAAACCCAAGATATTAGCCTCAGAGATGGCGATAGCATCGTTATTCCCACTAAAACGACCCTTAGCGTCGGGGAAGTCAATCAATTAGCCGATGCCAATTTTGGACTAGATAGCGATCGAGAAATTAATGTTACTGTGGTGGGAGAAGTTTATCGTCCGGGGTCCCATCGTATTGTCCCCACTGCCAACAATAACAATAACAACAATAATGACCAAGATCGCGGCGGCACCAGGAAACCGGCCCGACTAACCCAAGCTATCCAACAAGCGGGAGGCATCAAACCTCTGGCCGATATCCGACAGGTACAAGTGCTGCGTTATACTCGTGACGGTTCCCAGCAGAAAATCCCCGTAGATCTCTGGAGTTTGCTCGATAAAGGTGATATGACCGGCGATATCTTTCTTCAAGAAGGTGATACGGTGATTATCCCCACCGCTACTGAAATCTCGGCCAAGGAATCGGAAACCCTAGCATCGGCCAGTTTTGCCCCTAAAACCATTAACGTGAAAGTGGTCGGGGAGGTGAAAAAACCGGGGACAATTGAAGTTCCTCCCAATACCCCTCTCAATCAGGCAATTTTAACCGCAGGAGACTTTGATAAGCGTCGGGCCAATCAGTCCACAGTGGAATTAATTCGTCTCAATCCTAACGGGACCGTTACCAAAACCTCAATTAACATCGATTTTTCCCAGGGTATCAACGAGAAAACTAACCCGATTCTCCGCAATAATGATGTGGTTGTGGTTCATCGTAGCGGTCTGGCATCTGCTACCGACACCCTCGGCACGGTTTTAAGTCCCTTTACCGGTCTGACAGGCCTCTTCAACGGATTTTTAAATCTTTTCCGTTAA